A window of the Henckelia pumila isolate YLH828 chromosome 3, ASM3356847v2, whole genome shotgun sequence genome harbors these coding sequences:
- the LOC140887519 gene encoding zinc finger A20 and AN1 domain-containing stress-associated protein 8-like has protein sequence MESSKETGCQVPEGPILCINNCGFFGSVATMNMCSKCHKDTVLQQQQATLAASSIEDIVNSSSSTIKNESFLAEAANVEAEFKVVSPQPSSELATGHGSDLKVKEGPNRCTTCRKRVGLTGFSCRCGHMFCSVHRYSDKHDCQFDYRIAAQDAIAKANPVVKAEKLDKV, from the coding sequence ATGGAGTCTTCCAAGGAAACGGGTTGCCAAGTGCCAGAAGGCCCCATTCTTTGCATCAACAACTGTGGTTTCTTTGGAAGCGTAGCAACCATGAATATGTGCTCCAAATGTCACAAGGATACTGTATTACAACAACAACAGGCAACGCTTGCTGCCTCATCTATTGAGGACATAGTTAACTCTAGCTCAAGCACCATAAAAAACGAGTCTTTTTTAGCTGAAGCAGCGAATGTTGAAGCTGAGTTTAAGGTCGTTTCTCCACAACCATCTTCTGAACTGGCGACGGGTCATGGCTCAGACCTGAAGGTGAAAGAAGGACCAAACCGGTGCACCACCTGCCGCAAGAGAGTGGGTTTAACAGGATTCAGTTGCAGGTGCGGGCATATGTTTTGTTCGGTTCATCGGTACTCTGACAAGCACGACTGCCAATTCGATTACCGGATTGCTGCTCAGGATGCTATAGCAAAGGCAAACCCTGTCGTGAAAGCTGAAAAGCTCGATAAGGTTTAA
- the LOC140890638 gene encoding chaperone protein dnaJ 6-like, translating to MGRTRKTRVSEANSEEEEVEMKENEQDFNGSSSSSDKSLYEILGVDKAASQQEIKKAYYKLALRLHPDKNPDNEEAKEKFQHLQKVMSVLGDEEKRAVYDQTGCVDDAELAGDDIQNLKAFFRATYKKVTEADIEEFEANYRGSDTEKNDLLELYKKLMGNMDRLFCCMLCSDPKLDSHRFKDIIDESISAGEVKSTKAYEKWAKKVSKSKPPTSPLRLRKKSKKNSEDLYAIIAQRQNERKGKIDSMFSSLTQKYGGTEAFPEPSEEEFEAARIKLESRRTSKRK from the exons ATGGGGAGGACTAGAAAGACTAGGGTTTCGGAGGCCAACAGTGAGGAAGAAGAGGTAGAAATGAAGGAGAATGAGCAAGATTTTAACGGATCGTCTTCCTCGAGCGACAAAAGCTTGTATGAG ATTCTTGGGGTAGACAAAGCTGCATCCCAGCAAGAAATAAAGAAAGCTTATTACAAGCTGGCTCTGAGGCTGCATCCTGATAAAAATCCTGATAACGAG GAGGCCAAGGAAAAGTTTCAGCATCTGCAAAAGGTTATGTCTGTTCTTGGTGACGAGGAGAAACGTGCAGTGTATGACCAGACTGGCTGTGTTGATGATGCT GAACTAGCAGGAGATGACATCCAGAATTTAAAGGCTTTTTTCCGAGCAACATATAAGAAG GTCACTGAGGCAGATATCGAAGAGTTTGAAGCTAACTACAGAGGCTCTGATACAGAGAAAAATGATTTGCTTGAGCTATACAAAAAACTCATGGGAAACATGGATAG GCTTTTCTGCTGCATGCTTTGCTCTGATCCTAAACTAGACTCCCATCGCTTCAAGGATATTATTGACGAGTCTATATCTGCAG GAGAAGTGAAATCAACCAAAGCTTACGAGAAATGGGCTAAGAAAGTATCTAAGTCAAAACCTCCCACAAGTCCATTGCGACTAAGAAAGAA ATCAAAGAAAAACTCGGAAGACTTGTATGCGATCATAGCTCAGCGGCAGAATGAGAGGAAAGGCAAGATTGATTCAATGTTCTCATCTCTAACCCAAAAATATGGTGGAACTGAGGCATTTCCTGAGCCAAGCGAAGAGGAGTTTGAAGCTGCTCGTATAAAACTCGAAAGTCGGAGGACTTCCAAAAGAAAGTAA
- the LOC140886692 gene encoding UDP-glucose 6-dehydrogenase 1 yields MVKICCIGAGYVGGPTMAVIALKCPGIEVAVVDISVARINAWNSDQLPIYEPGLDDVVKQCRGKNLFFSTDVEKHVFEADIVFVSVNTPTKTRGLGAGKAADLTYWESAARMIADVSKSDKIVVEKSTVPVKTAEAIEKILTHNSKGINYQILSNPEFLAEGTAIEDLFKPDRVLIGGRETPEGFKAVQTLKDVYAHWVPEDRILTTNLWSAELSKLAANAFLAQRISSVNAMSALCEATGADVAQVSYAVGKDTRIGPKFLNSSVGFGGSCFQKDILNLVYICECNGLPEVAEYWKQVIKINDYQKSRFVNRIVSSMFNTVANKKMAILGFAFKKDTGDTRETPAIDVCQGLLGDKAQLSIYDPQVTEDQIQRDLSMNKFDWDHPLHLQPMSPTTVKKVSVVWNAYEATKDAHAVCILTEWDEFKTLDFQKIYDNMQKPAFVFDGRNVVDVRKLREIGFVVYSIGKPLDAWIKDLPAVA; encoded by the coding sequence ATGGTGAAGATCTGCTGCATCGGAGCTGGGTATGTGGGAGGCCCTACCATGGCTGTGATAGCACTCAAATGCCCTGGCATTGAAGTAGCTGTTGTTGATATTTCTGTTGCTCGCATCAATGCCTGGAATAGTGATCAGCTTCCTATCTACGAGCCAGGACTCGACGATGTGGTCAAGCAGTGCCGTGGCAAGAATCTTTTTTTCAGCACAGATGTGGAGAAACATGTCTTTGAGGCTGATATCGTCTTTGTTTCAGTCAATACTCCAACTAAGACAAGGGGCCTCGGAGCTGGGAAAGCTGCAGATTTGACATATTGGGAGAGTGCGGCTCGCATGATCGCTGATGTGTCGAAATCTGACAAGATTGTGGTTGAGAAATCCACAGTTCCAGTCAAAACAGCTGAGGCCATTGAAAAGATCTTGACTCACAACAGCAAGGGAATCAATTATCAGATTCTCTCTAATCCAGAATTCCTTGCTGAGGGCACTGCCATTGAAGATCTTTTTAAACCAGACAGGGTTCTTATTGGAGGCAGGGAAACCCCAGAAGGCTTTAAGGCAGTCCAAACTCTGAAGGATGTTTATGCCCATTGGGTTCCTGAAGATCGTATCCTCACCACCAATTTATGGTCCGCAGAGCTCTCGAAACTTGCTGCTAATGCTTTCTTGGCTCAAAGAATATCATCGGTCAATGCCATGTCTGCTCTATGCGAGGCTACTGGAGCAGATGTTGCCCAAGTGTCTTATGCTGTTGGAAAGGACACGAGAATTGGTCCCAAGTTCCTTAACTCTAGTGTTGGTTTTGGTGGCTCCTGCTTCCAGAAGGATATACTCAACTTAGTTTACATTTGCGAGTGCAATGGCCTTCCTGAGGTTGCAGAATACTGGAAACAAGTTATTAAGATCAATGACTATCAAAAGAGCCGGTTTGTCAACCGCATAGTTTCATCTATGTTTAACACTGTTGCTAACAAGAAAATGGCCATCTTAGGTTTTGCCTTTAAGAAGGATACAGGTGACACGAGAGAGACTCCTGCAATTGATGTTTGCCAAGGACTCCTAGGTGACAAGGCTCAGTTGAGCATCTATGACCCTCAGGTCACTGAGGACCAGATCCAGAGAGACCTTTCAATGAACAAATTTGATTGGGATCATCCCCTTCATCTCCAGCCAATGAGCCCAACCACAGTCAAGAAAGTTTCTGTCGTTTGGAACGCCTATGAGGCAACAAAGGACGCTCATGCAGTTTGTATTCTAACTGAGTGGGACGAGTTTAAAACacttgatttccaaaaaatatacGACAATATGCAGAAACCAGCCTTTGTTTTCGATGGAAGGAACGTTGTCGACGTGCGGAAGCTCAGGGAGATTGGTTTTGTTGTTTACTCTATTGGCAAGCCACTCGATGCCTGGATCAAAGACTTGCCTGCTGTTGCATAA